One genomic window of Entelurus aequoreus isolate RoL-2023_Sb linkage group LG07, RoL_Eaeq_v1.1, whole genome shotgun sequence includes the following:
- the wnt5a gene encoding protein Wnt-5a, which translates to MKLGLGCVYRPVRWPVGSVLDSRHCVFALTLLTLIMQVVVEANSWWSLAMNPLLIPEAYIIGAQPLCSQLAGLSQGQKKLCQLYQDHMQYIGEGAKTGIRECQYQFRHRRWNCSTVDNSSVFGRVMQIGSRETAFTYAISAAGVVNAVSRACREGELSSCGCSRAARPKDLPRDWLWGGCGDNLNYGYRFSKEFVDAREREKSYPKGSQDSARLMMNLHNNEAGRRTVSDLAHVSCKCHGVSGSCSLKTCWLQLADFRKVGDALKEKYDSAAAMKLNSRGKLVQMNNKFNPPTSHDLVYIESSPDYCLQNQSTGSLGTVGRLCNKTSEGMDGCELMCCGRGYDQFKAQLVERCHCKFHWCCYVKCKRCTKIVDQFVCK; encoded by the exons ATGAAACTGGGATTGGGCTGTGTGTATCGGCCGGTCCGCTGGCCCGTAGGCAGCGTACTGGACTCCAGACACTGCGTCTTTGCGCTCACACTCCTCACACTCATAATGCAGGTGGTGGTGGAGGCCAACTCATGGTG GTCTTTAGCCATGAACCCGCTTCTGATCCCGGAGGCCTACATTATTGGGGCTCAGCCTCTGTGCAGCCAGCTGGCGGGCCTCTCGCAGGGCCAGAAGAAGCTGTGCCAGCTCTACCAGGACCACATGCAGTACATTGGCGAAGGGGCCAAGACGGGCATCAGAGAATGCCAGTATCAGTTCAGGCATCGGCGCTGGAACTGCAGCACAGTAGACAACTCCTCTGTTTTTGGAAGGGTCATGCAAATAG GCAGTCGGGAGACAGCTTTCACCTACGCCATAAGTGCGGCAGGGGTCGTGAACGCAGTGAGCCGTGCCTGCAGAGAGGGGGAGCTGTCCAGCTGCGGTTGCAGCCGCGCCGCTCGCCCCAAAGACCTGCCACGAGATTGGCTGTGGGGTGGCTGCGGTGACAACCTCAACTACGGCTACAGGTTCTCAAAGGAGTTTGTGGATGCACGTGAGAGGGAGAAGAGCTATCCTAAAGGCTCGCAAGACAGTGCACGACTTATGATGAATCTTCACAATAACGAGGCTGGAAGAAGG ACGGTGTCGGACCTTGCCCACGTGTCCTGCAAGTGCCATGGGGTGTCAGGCTCATGCAGCCTCAAAACCTGCTGGCTGCAGCTGGCTGACTTTCGCAAGGTGGGTGATGCGCTCAAAGAGAAGTACGATAGCGCTGCAGCCATGAAGCTCAACTCGCGCGGAAAGCTGGTGCAGATGAACAACAAGTTCAACCCCCCTACAAGCCACGACCTGGTGTACATCGAGTCCAGTCCAGACTACTGCCTGCAGAACCAAAGCACCGGCTCCCTGGGCACAGTAGGGCGCCTCTGCAACAAGACGTCGGAGGGTATGGACGGCTGCGAGCTGATGTGCTGTGGTCGTGGTTATGACCAGTTCAAGGCCCAGTTAGTAGAGCGCTGCCACTGCAAGTTCCACTGGTGCTGCTATGTCAAGTGCAAGCGCTGCACCAAAATCGTAGACCAATTTGTCTGCAAGTGA